In Candidatus Paceibacterota bacterium, the following are encoded in one genomic region:
- a CDS encoding NYN domain-containing protein: MIHEYIKGDLAVFIDASNIYHSQKTLGWKVDYIKLIEYLKAEAKQAGYIVSATHFYTGVSPEDTKQKGFLTILQNAGYIIHSKELKIIQNRDGGILKKGNLDVELTLDAYRWREDYRDIILFSGDSDFAQLVDLLKIKGKMVLVCSTRNHVSIELIQRVKFIDLDKLRGFIQKDE; encoded by the coding sequence ATGATACACGAATACATCAAAGGAGACCTAGCTGTTTTTATAGATGCCTCAAACATCTATCATTCTCAAAAAACATTAGGCTGGAAAGTCGACTACATAAAACTTATTGAATATTTAAAAGCTGAAGCAAAACAAGCTGGCTATATAGTCTCTGCTACCCATTTTTATACAGGAGTTTCACCAGAAGACACTAAGCAAAAAGGTTTTTTAACAATACTACAAAATGCAGGATACATTATTCATTCAAAAGAGTTAAAAATTATTCAAAATAGGGATGGAGGAATTTTAAAGAAAGGAAATCTTGACGTTGAGTTGACTCTCGATGCCTATAGATGGAGGGAGGATTATAGGGATATTATTTTATTTTCAGGAGATTCAGATTTTGCTCAGTTGGTCGATCTGTTAAAGATTAAAGGGAAAATGGTGCTCGTGTGTTCAACAAGGAACCATGTATCCATTGAACTTATTCAGCGAGTAAAGTTTATCGACCTAGATAAACTAAGAGGGTTTATTCAAAAAGATGAATAA